A DNA window from Arachis duranensis cultivar V14167 chromosome 3, aradu.V14167.gnm2.J7QH, whole genome shotgun sequence contains the following coding sequences:
- the LOC107476591 gene encoding auxin-responsive protein SAUR21-like: MAIRLPSSVIHAKRVLSRSLSGGKKVSGNVQKGYLAVYVGEEEQKKRYMVPISYLHEPAFQQLLSEAEEEFGFNHSMGGLTIPCSEDIFCSVTSQLKS; the protein is encoded by the coding sequence ATGGCTATTCGTTTGCCTTCTTCGGTGATCCATGCTAAACGTGTCCTCAGCCGCTCTCTTTCAGGTGGCAAAAAAGTGTCTGGAAATGTGCAAAAAGGTTATCTTGCAGTGTATGTTGGAGAAGAGGAGCAAAAGAAGAGATATATGGTTCCTATATCATACTTGCATGAACCTGCTTTTCAACAATTGTTAAGTGAAGCTGAGGAAGAATTCGGATTTAATCACTCAATGGGAGGTCTAACAATTCCTTGTAGTGAAGACATCTTTTGCAGTGTGACTTCTCAGTTAAAAAGTTAG